The proteins below are encoded in one region of Flavobacteriales bacterium:
- a CDS encoding MotA/TolQ/ExbB proton channel family protein: MKNLLALFMLTISLTLGLSQVSYAITQEEGEATTQVEDTTAVEEEVVETAPAVEKPSAVVEESPSFHQVIKQKFIEGGPSFMGIVLLCLILGLALCIERIIYLNKATTNADALLSDIEGALSSGNVDNAKEICRNTAGPVASIFYQGLDRSGEGIDVVEKSVVAYGSVQMGLLERGLSWISLFIALAPMLGFMGTVIGMIGAFDAIEAAGDISPSLVAGGIKVALLTTVFGLIVAMILQIFYNYIVAKIDSIVNTMEDASISFVDILVKNKIK; encoded by the coding sequence ATGAAAAATCTATTAGCTCTTTTTATGCTGACTATTTCCCTAACCTTAGGGCTAAGTCAAGTATCCTATGCTATTACACAAGAAGAAGGTGAAGCAACAACACAAGTAGAAGACACTACAGCTGTTGAAGAAGAAGTAGTTGAAACTGCTCCTGCTGTTGAAAAGCCAAGTGCTGTTGTTGAAGAAAGCCCTTCTTTCCACCAAGTAATCAAACAAAAATTTATTGAAGGTGGTCCATCTTTTATGGGTATCGTTCTATTGTGTCTTATCTTAGGATTAGCACTTTGTATAGAAAGAATCATCTATTTAAACAAAGCAACAACTAATGCTGATGCTTTATTATCAGACATCGAAGGGGCTTTATCTTCTGGCAATGTAGATAACGCTAAAGAGATTTGCAGAAATACTGCTGGTCCTGTTGCAAGTATTTTCTACCAAGGTTTAGACCGTTCTGGTGAAGGTATTGACGTGGTTGAAAAATCAGTTGTGGCTTACGGAAGTGTACAGATGGGACTTTTAGAAAGAGGTCTTTCTTGGATTTCATTATTCATCGCACTAGCACCAATGCTTGGTTTCATGGGTACTGTAATTGGTATGATTGGCGCATTCGACGCTATTGAAGCGGCTGGTGATATTTCTCCATCATTAGTAGCTGGAGGTATTAAAGTAGCACTTTTAACAACCGTATTCGGTCTTATCGTAGCAATGATATTGCAAATCTTTTACAACTACATCGTTGCAAAAATCGATAGCATCGTGAACACTATGGAAGATGCTTCTATCTCATTTGTAGATATTTTAGTAAAAAATAAAATCAAGTAA
- a CDS encoding biopolymer transporter ExbD has product MARRAKGASEINAGSMADIAFLLLIFFLVTTTMDVDTGLARKLPPMPEEDVIQDDSQIKAKNIYVVLINSNNQLLVENEFMDISQLRAGAKAFINNNGRDPESSDNPQKAIISLQNDRGTAYETYIQVQNELAAAYRELRDNKSMQKFGVMYSDLTKTQQKEIRKEYPQKISEAEPKNIGK; this is encoded by the coding sequence ATGGCAAGAAGAGCAAAAGGTGCATCGGAAATCAATGCAGGCTCTATGGCAGATATAGCGTTCTTACTGCTTATCTTCTTCCTAGTAACAACTACTATGGATGTAGATACTGGTTTGGCACGTAAACTACCTCCAATGCCTGAAGAAGATGTTATTCAAGATGATTCTCAAATCAAAGCTAAAAACATCTATGTGGTATTGATAAATTCTAACAACCAACTTTTGGTAGAAAACGAGTTTATGGATATCTCACAGCTTCGTGCTGGTGCTAAAGCATTTATCAATAATAATGGTCGTGACCCTGAATCTTCAGACAACCCACAAAAAGCCATTATTTCTCTTCAAAACGATAGAGGGACAGCTTACGAAACCTACATTCAGGTACAAAACGAATTGGCTGCCGCCTACAGAGAATTAAGAGATAATAAATCTATGCAGAAATTTGGTGTGATGTATAGCGACTTGACTAAGACACAACAGAAAGAGATAAGAAAGGAATACCCTCAAAAAATCTCTGAAGCAGAACCCAAAAATATAGGAAAGTAA
- a CDS encoding biopolymer transporter ExbD, translated as MSKFKKDTSKDTPGISTASLPDIVFMLLFFFMVTTVMRETTIMVQQSLPQATEIQKLEKKSLVSYIYIGSPVERMQATYGTKARIQLNDAFATVDDIPQYITSERAARDEKEVPFMTTSIKADQNTKMGVVTDVKQELRKANALKINYSTRKKIQ; from the coding sequence ATGTCTAAATTCAAAAAAGATACGAGTAAAGATACTCCCGGTATATCAACAGCATCATTGCCAGATATCGTATTTATGTTGTTGTTCTTCTTTATGGTAACTACCGTAATGCGTGAAACAACGATTATGGTACAGCAAAGTTTGCCACAGGCAACAGAAATTCAGAAACTGGAAAAGAAGTCCTTAGTAAGCTACATCTATATCGGTAGCCCGGTAGAGAGAATGCAAGCTACCTATGGTACTAAAGCTCGTATTCAACTCAACGATGCTTTTGCTACCGTTGATGATATTCCACAGTATATTACCTCAGAACGTGCTGCTCGTGATGAAAAAGAAGTGCCATTTATGACCACCTCTATCAAAGCCGATCAGAATACAAAAATGGGCGTAGTAACAGACGTAAAACAAGAGCTTCGTAAAGCTAACGCTTTGAAGATTAACTATTCTACAAGAAAGAAAATACAGTAA
- a CDS encoding CPBP family intramembrane metalloprotease, whose protein sequence is MNLRGIYQDYAPLKQLFILFMLLFVSFIFCYALGMLGVGIIDAPSLSDFENKATIQSLKFLQAFSSIGIFILPPFLFAYLTNKSLNFMSISRQQFVLTVGIMVFAFPLINALALWNEGLHLPSFLSDVEAWMRSAESQAMKITEAFLQVDTTWDLWINIVIIGVIPALGEELLFRGVIQKELFSRSGKIHLSIWITAFLFSAMHLQFLGFIPRFLIGGLLGYLFYWSGSIWLPILAHFVNNAGAVILTYFIAQRSISKDIETIGTADGQFTMLVFALLGLAMFMYLLKAISSSD, encoded by the coding sequence ATGAATCTAAGAGGCATTTATCAAGATTACGCCCCGCTAAAGCAATTATTTATCCTATTCATGTTACTCTTTGTGAGTTTTATTTTTTGTTATGCTCTAGGAATGTTAGGTGTTGGTATCATTGATGCGCCTTCGTTAAGCGATTTTGAAAATAAGGCAACTATACAATCTCTAAAATTTTTACAGGCTTTCAGTTCTATTGGCATATTCATTTTACCGCCTTTTTTGTTTGCTTATTTAACTAACAAATCTCTAAATTTCATGTCCATTAGTCGTCAGCAATTCGTATTGACGGTTGGTATTATGGTTTTTGCTTTTCCATTAATCAATGCCTTAGCGTTATGGAACGAGGGTTTGCATTTACCCTCTTTTTTGTCCGATGTTGAGGCTTGGATGCGTTCGGCAGAAAGTCAAGCCATGAAAATAACGGAAGCCTTTTTACAGGTTGATACTACTTGGGATTTATGGATAAATATAGTCATCATCGGTGTTATTCCAGCATTAGGCGAGGAGCTTTTGTTTCGAGGAGTAATACAGAAAGAGCTATTTTCTAGAAGTGGAAAGATACACCTTAGCATCTGGATAACGGCTTTTTTATTTAGTGCGATGCACTTGCAGTTTTTAGGTTTTATCCCTCGTTTTCTTATTGGCGGATTGTTGGGCTACTTATTCTATTGGAGCGGCTCTATATGGCTACCTATCCTAGCTCACTTTGTCAATAACGCAGGAGCCGTTATTTTGACTTACTTCATCGCTCAACGCAGTATCTCTAAAGATATAGAAACGATAGGCACTGCTGATGGGCAGTTCACTATGCTCGTCTTTGCTTTATTAGGACTTGCGATGTTTATGTATTTACTCAAAGCTATATCTTCTAGTGATTAG
- the dusB gene encoding tRNA dihydrouridine synthase DusB, whose amino-acid sequence MSVKIGNIDLGEFPLLLAPMEDVSDPPFRALCKRHGADVMYTEFISSEGLIRDAVKSTQKLDFFDYERPLAIQIFGHDIESMKQTTRICEKVNPDFIDINYGCPVKKVTCKGAGSGILKDIPKMVAMTKEIVNSTHLPVTVKTRLGWDDNSKHIVEIAERLQDVGIQAIAIHGRTRKQMYKGEADWSLIADVKNNPRMHIPVFGNGDVDSPQTAKMKKEKYGVDGIMIGRASIGYPWIFNEIKHFLKTGQELPKPTMKERIEVCKEHLEFSLKWKGPILGVVETRRHYTNYFKHIPNFKEYRMRLVTAQQPEELFEILSEIERTFGEYEFV is encoded by the coding sequence ATGAGTGTAAAGATAGGTAATATCGATTTAGGAGAATTTCCATTGCTGTTAGCACCGATGGAAGATGTCAGTGATCCCCCTTTTCGTGCGCTGTGCAAACGCCACGGAGCTGATGTCATGTACACTGAGTTTATCTCTTCGGAAGGTCTAATACGAGATGCTGTAAAGAGCACTCAAAAGCTAGATTTCTTCGACTATGAGCGTCCACTAGCTATTCAAATTTTCGGACACGATATAGAGTCTATGAAGCAAACGACTAGAATATGCGAGAAGGTCAACCCTGACTTCATAGATATCAATTACGGCTGCCCTGTTAAGAAAGTAACCTGCAAAGGTGCAGGTTCTGGAATACTTAAAGACATACCTAAAATGGTGGCTATGACTAAAGAGATTGTTAACTCTACTCATCTGCCCGTAACCGTTAAAACACGATTGGGCTGGGACGATAATAGCAAACACATTGTTGAAATTGCCGAACGCCTACAAGATGTTGGCATTCAAGCTATAGCTATTCATGGTCGTACACGTAAGCAGATGTACAAAGGTGAAGCCGATTGGAGCTTAATTGCCGATGTAAAAAACAACCCACGCATGCACATTCCTGTATTCGGAAATGGCGATGTAGACAGCCCTCAAACGGCAAAAATGAAAAAAGAAAAATATGGTGTTGATGGTATAATGATAGGCCGAGCATCTATTGGTTACCCTTGGATATTCAACGAAATAAAACACTTTCTAAAAACAGGACAAGAACTGCCTAAGCCTACTATGAAAGAACGCATAGAAGTATGTAAAGAGCATTTGGAATTTTCCTTAAAATGGAAAGGTCCAATCTTAGGCGTTGTAGAAACAAGGCGACACTACACCAATTATTTTAAACATATTCCCAATTTTAAAGAATACAGAATGCGACTAGTGACGGCACAACAGCCAGAAGAACTTTTTGAGATTCTTAGCGAAATAGAACGTACATTTGGTGAATATGAATTTGTTTAA
- the rluF gene encoding 23S rRNA pseudouridine(2604) synthase RluF — translation MKETRINKYLSEVGYCSRRAADKLIEQGRITINGEVPLMGTKVVEGDKVCVDGKAVVKNEEAPVYIALNKPTGIVCTTDTRVEKDNIIDFLKYPKRIFPIGRLDKASEGLILMTNDGDIVNKILRARNNHEKEYIVHVNKVIDDQFVKKMSQGIPILDTVTRPCKVKKIADYRFKIILTQGLNRQIRRMCEYLGYHVVRLKRIRIMNIHLDLEIGQHRDLTKEELKELNRLIAPSSKTY, via the coding sequence ATGAAAGAAACACGCATCAATAAATATTTAAGTGAAGTAGGCTATTGCTCCAGACGAGCGGCAGACAAACTCATCGAGCAAGGACGCATTACAATCAATGGTGAAGTACCGCTTATGGGGACTAAAGTAGTCGAAGGCGACAAGGTATGTGTCGATGGAAAAGCTGTAGTTAAAAATGAGGAAGCTCCAGTTTATATAGCTCTTAACAAGCCAACAGGTATTGTGTGCACCACCGACACACGAGTAGAAAAAGACAACATTATTGACTTTCTCAAATACCCCAAACGCATTTTTCCAATCGGCAGACTTGACAAAGCCAGTGAAGGCCTAATCCTTATGACTAACGATGGGGATATCGTCAATAAAATATTACGTGCCAGAAATAATCACGAAAAAGAATACATCGTTCATGTCAATAAAGTCATTGACGATCAGTTTGTAAAAAAGATGAGTCAAGGTATTCCTATTTTGGATACCGTTACCAGACCATGTAAGGTGAAAAAGATTGCCGATTACCGATTTAAAATCATTCTGACTCAAGGGCTAAATAGACAAATACGTCGAATGTGTGAATACTTAGGCTATCATGTGGTAAGGCTTAAGCGCATCCGTATTATGAATATTCATTTGGACTTAGAAATAGGACAACACCGTGATTTGACAAAAGAAGAGTTGAAAGAACTGAATCGCTTAATTGCTCCTTCCTCAAAAACTTATTGA
- a CDS encoding ABC transporter permease yields MKVAFYIAKRYLFAKKSKNVVHFVSLASMIGVAIGTAALILVLSVFNGFEKLILSLYNSFDPPIKVSVVEGKVSAFEEAKNYLDEHSILYSEVLEEKVLLRYQDKEYIATLKGVDSNFKGINAIDSMLISGDYLDVYEAQNTAVVGQGVAYYLSMSVGNVFDQLQVYVPDREKKNLLRPENSFIQKSILPVGVFAIQADFDAEYVLTNIAFVREALNRDSLSSSSLEILCEDAQIQSVQTDLQSLLGDSYSVKSKYEQHAFLYKILNSEKLAVFIILSFILIIATFNIIGALTMLMIEKKNDIKLLFHLGASPQVVKRIFLFEGLLTTAVGAISGLLLGLFIAWLQIQFGLLKMGNGSFVVNSYPVVIEPWDIVLVLITVFGIGCIASLIPSRQLVKRFF; encoded by the coding sequence TTGAAAGTTGCCTTTTATATCGCCAAGCGCTATTTGTTCGCTAAGAAATCCAAGAATGTAGTCCATTTTGTGAGTTTAGCCTCTATGATTGGTGTGGCTATCGGAACGGCAGCTTTGATATTGGTTTTATCGGTGTTTAATGGTTTTGAGAAGCTGATACTATCGTTGTATAATTCTTTTGACCCCCCTATAAAAGTGAGTGTTGTTGAGGGTAAAGTATCAGCTTTTGAAGAAGCTAAAAATTATCTTGATGAGCATTCAATTCTGTATTCAGAGGTGTTAGAAGAAAAGGTCTTGTTACGTTATCAAGACAAGGAATATATCGCTACTTTAAAAGGGGTTGATTCTAATTTCAAAGGTATTAACGCTATTGATAGCATGCTCATCTCTGGCGACTATTTGGATGTTTATGAAGCTCAAAATACGGCAGTGGTAGGGCAAGGTGTAGCCTATTACCTTTCTATGAGTGTAGGGAATGTTTTTGATCAATTACAAGTCTATGTTCCCGACAGAGAGAAAAAGAATCTATTGCGCCCTGAAAATTCATTCATTCAAAAAAGTATTCTACCTGTTGGTGTATTTGCTATTCAAGCTGATTTTGATGCGGAATATGTGCTTACCAATATCGCTTTTGTTAGAGAGGCGCTAAATAGAGATAGCCTTTCATCTTCATCTTTAGAAATCCTTTGTGAAGATGCTCAAATTCAAAGCGTTCAAACCGATTTGCAAAGCTTATTGGGAGATTCATATAGTGTGAAAAGTAAATACGAACAACACGCTTTTTTATACAAAATATTGAACTCGGAAAAATTGGCGGTATTTATCATTTTGAGTTTTATCCTCATCATTGCTACCTTCAATATAATTGGTGCTTTGACGATGCTAATGATAGAAAAGAAAAACGATATTAAATTACTTTTTCATCTTGGTGCATCGCCTCAAGTCGTTAAGCGGATCTTTTTATTTGAAGGGCTTCTGACGACTGCCGTTGGCGCTATATCAGGATTACTTTTAGGCTTATTTATTGCTTGGCTACAAATACAATTCGGATTGCTAAAAATGGGTAATGGTTCTTTTGTGGTAAATAGTTATCCTGTTGTGATAGAGCCTTGGGATATAGTATTGGTACTGATTACCGTTTTTGGAATTGGGTGTATTGCTAGTCTTATCCCTTCAAGACAATTGGTCAAACGCTTTTTTTAG
- the rbfA gene encoding 30S ribosome-binding factor RbfA, producing the protein MESTRQKKVSRQLLKDLSEILQLKGRDIIGTSLVSVTVVRISPDLSVARVYISVFGTEEKEALLKRINQQSYAIRKKLGERIRNQMRKVPELKFFLDDSVDYSQQIDDLLK; encoded by the coding sequence ATGGAAAGTACAAGACAGAAGAAAGTTTCTAGACAACTATTGAAAGATTTGTCAGAGATTTTACAGCTTAAAGGCAGGGATATAATAGGCACATCTTTGGTGTCTGTAACAGTAGTGCGAATTTCTCCAGATTTATCAGTGGCTAGAGTATATATTAGTGTCTTTGGCACAGAAGAGAAAGAAGCATTACTCAAAAGAATAAACCAACAGTCTTATGCTATTCGCAAAAAATTGGGCGAACGTATTCGCAATCAAATGCGTAAAGTTCCCGAGTTAAAATTTTTCCTTGACGATTCTGTCGATTATTCACAACAAATTGATGACTTATTAAAATAG
- a CDS encoding ABC transporter ATP-binding protein, translating to MKDFLRVLRFAKPYWIYAVFNIVFNILTVLFSLVSITMIIPFLGLLFGTQEKVYQAPPLGFSTTSIKENFYLQITQIIESRGQIDALLFICGLVLVMFLFRNLFRYLALFFLTPIRNGVVRDMRDALHKKVLNLPLGYYTEKRKGDIIARMTTDLVEIEWSIMSSLEMIFKDPLNIIIFLASLVFISPELTVFVIVLFPIAGFLIARIGKSLKKSSEEGQSKMGEILSNIEENIGGLRIIKAFRAEQIIQKQFEKNSDSYRATMTKLLRKKDLSSPMSEFLSTVVLVCVMWFGGQLVLGVENSLSPEAFIGYIAIFSQIIPPAKSFTTAFYYIQKGSASSKRVMDILDTENSIKEPVIAKGKTFTEQLTFKNVSFQYDTQAVLKDISFDIQKGQTIALVGESGSGKSTIADLLARFYDIEKGQILIDDINIKDFKLSDLRGLMGIVSQESILFNDSVFNNITLGNENANMDEVIAAAKAANAHEFILEMNEGYNSNVGEGGGKLSGGQKQRLSIARAIYKNPPILILDEATSALDTQSEKLVQEALSQLMKNRTSIVIAHRLSTIQNADHILVLKDGEIVEQGTNQELIKKEGVYKRLKDYQNLS from the coding sequence ATGAAGGATTTTTTAAGGGTGTTGCGATTTGCTAAACCGTACTGGATTTATGCTGTGTTTAATATTGTATTTAACATCCTTACAGTGCTGTTTTCTTTGGTATCTATAACGATGATTATTCCTTTTTTGGGCTTACTCTTTGGCACACAAGAAAAAGTATATCAAGCACCGCCACTAGGCTTTAGCACAACTTCTATTAAAGAAAACTTCTATCTTCAAATTACTCAAATCATAGAAAGCAGAGGGCAAATAGATGCTTTGCTATTTATTTGTGGGTTGGTATTGGTCATGTTCCTTTTTCGAAACCTATTTCGATACTTAGCCTTATTTTTTCTAACACCTATTCGTAATGGTGTTGTGCGTGATATGAGAGACGCTTTACATAAGAAGGTTTTGAATTTGCCCCTTGGCTACTATACCGAAAAAAGAAAAGGCGATATCATTGCTCGTATGACTACAGACTTGGTGGAGATTGAATGGTCCATAATGAGTTCTTTAGAAATGATTTTCAAAGACCCTTTAAATATCATTATTTTCTTGGCTAGTTTAGTCTTCATAAGCCCAGAACTAACGGTATTCGTTATTGTATTATTTCCTATTGCTGGATTCCTCATTGCTCGTATTGGCAAAAGTTTAAAGAAATCGTCTGAAGAAGGGCAAAGTAAAATGGGTGAAATACTTTCCAACATAGAAGAAAACATCGGTGGCTTACGTATCATTAAAGCATTTCGAGCGGAACAAATCATACAAAAACAGTTTGAAAAAAATAGCGATAGCTACCGAGCTACGATGACTAAGCTATTGCGTAAAAAAGACTTATCCTCACCCATGAGTGAGTTTTTAAGTACCGTAGTTTTAGTATGTGTCATGTGGTTTGGCGGTCAACTGGTGTTGGGTGTTGAAAACAGTCTTTCGCCAGAAGCTTTCATTGGCTATATTGCTATCTTCTCACAAATTATTCCTCCTGCCAAATCCTTTACTACGGCCTTTTATTATATCCAAAAAGGAAGTGCCTCATCTAAAAGAGTAATGGATATATTAGATACTGAAAACAGCATTAAAGAACCTGTAATTGCTAAAGGCAAAACTTTTACTGAACAGCTGACATTTAAAAATGTCTCCTTTCAGTACGATACACAGGCTGTCTTAAAAGATATTAGTTTTGATATTCAAAAAGGGCAAACTATAGCTTTGGTAGGTGAGTCGGGTAGCGGAAAATCGACCATAGCCGACTTATTGGCTCGATTCTATGATATTGAAAAAGGCCAAATACTAATTGACGATATCAATATCAAAGATTTTAAACTCTCCGATTTAAGAGGCCTCATGGGGATTGTTTCTCAAGAGTCAATACTGTTCAACGATAGCGTATTCAATAACATTACCTTAGGCAATGAAAACGCCAATATGGACGAGGTCATAGCAGCAGCTAAAGCCGCTAATGCACACGAATTCATTTTGGAGATGAACGAAGGCTACAACAGTAACGTGGGTGAAGGTGGTGGCAAATTATCTGGTGGACAAAAACAACGATTGAGCATTGCTAGAGCTATCTACAAAAACCCTCCTATCCTCATTTTAGATGAAGCAACCTCAGCGTTAGACACTCAGTCTGAAAAGTTGGTGCAAGAGGCATTAAGCCAACTCATGAAAAATCGCACATCTATAGTCATTGCCCACCGATTGTCAACCATACAAAATGCTGATCATATTCTGGTATTGAAAGATGGAGAAATCGTAGAGCAAGGAACCAACCAAGAACTCATAAAAAAAGAAGGTGTTTACAAACGTCTTAAAGACTACCAAAACCTGAGTTAA